A genomic window from Streptomyces sp. NBC_01429 includes:
- a CDS encoding DUF5825 family protein produces MSPSSTLTPSAAVWRDYDPVACALPGMFLGDIALTGPVAEECDRLWELGARRVRLSGAVDLADTATPDATARAVRTLSLVRDLTARAVLVEWDLRPDPDGGPTAAEDISRLLSHLQPPQRIEGVDPATADGALRTWRNGHYLGKCLWRQGPGFVQIRDRRWGDLRRFTVDEPHYQKAIERLAYGAPASAVPSDALADFREERLVLAVGGVEWWLPYRVSRWIQEAMTI; encoded by the coding sequence ATGAGTCCCAGCTCCACCCTCACCCCGTCCGCAGCCGTCTGGCGTGACTACGACCCCGTCGCCTGCGCGCTGCCGGGGATGTTCCTCGGCGACATCGCGCTGACCGGTCCCGTCGCCGAGGAGTGCGACCGGCTGTGGGAACTGGGCGCGCGCCGCGTCCGGCTGTCCGGCGCCGTGGATCTCGCGGACACGGCGACGCCGGACGCGACGGCCCGTGCCGTACGCACCCTGAGCCTGGTCAGGGACCTGACGGCCCGTGCGGTGCTCGTCGAGTGGGACCTGCGGCCGGATCCGGACGGGGGCCCGACGGCCGCCGAGGACATCAGCCGCCTCCTGAGCCACCTCCAGCCGCCGCAGCGGATCGAGGGGGTGGACCCGGCGACGGCGGACGGCGCCCTGCGGACCTGGCGCAACGGCCACTACCTCGGCAAGTGCCTCTGGCGGCAGGGGCCGGGCTTCGTCCAGATCCGCGACCGCCGCTGGGGAGATCTCCGCCGGTTCACGGTGGACGAGCCGCACTACCAGAAAGCGATCGAGCGCCTGGCGTACGGGGCTCCCGCGTCGGCGGTGCCGTCGGACGCGCTCGCCGACTTCCGCGAGGAGCGGCTCGTGCTCGCGGTCGGCGGGGTGGAGTGGTGGCTGCCGTACCGCGTCAGCCGCTGGATACAGGAGGCGATGACGATCTGA
- a CDS encoding serine/threonine-protein kinase — MSLRGGDPTEIGGYPLEARLGSGGMGTVFLARTSSGRPVAIKLIHQQFAGDDEFRIRFRQEVAAARRVSGAFTAAVVDAAPEAEQPWMATTYIEGQTLAQRIATKGPLNGAELRKLAIGLAEALRDIHRVGVVHRDLKPSNVVLSSEGPRVIDFGISRAVDQQTLTMTGRVIGTPPFMSPEQLQAPRGVGPRSDVFSLGTLLVYAATGHGPFDADSPYMTAYQVVHEEPSLDAVPEALRAVVESCLFKEPEGRPSADELLVLLRDLPADLGGTDVNGIEPGRTRDMVTQHHFATPATPATIVPTAAPAGPDTRSTGTAIGRRLRRRWRPVLAAAVAVAAIGGGVAALKTGGFAASGGGGQQGNSVAAPVAALPNGFKPWRKTVPGGRADIPDELRCVAHGAALFCGGGGVVAARIKALDGSRVWTVKSPGVPVQGMHLVGATDDTVLGYRFAAQDAPQGPPSEVVAIDANSGRELWSVPSGAQSTAVTGRTRDAVVVGSAVVTVDASNSRFEARDAHSGTVTWKTPFPAGTQCAPVPVGPRLVAMCATNAEVDASEVRHPTLYTVDPASGTLGRPIAVDGPAVPMGVANGRLVLLQAHMEGTALAGYDGVARVHPASRKVTYSRLPKTYSGTPGMADGILCVSSQTGLVTALDPATGREKWSRQTGVEGASGPVAGADALYFSSATGRVVALSPRDGTSLWTTDPQADGLTGEQGASPRVTVVGRALIVAAAKNTLFAFDTLKPPKSG, encoded by the coding sequence GTGTCGCTGCGCGGAGGTGATCCCACCGAGATCGGCGGATATCCGCTTGAGGCGCGGCTCGGCTCGGGGGGCATGGGCACGGTCTTTCTGGCCCGTACGAGTTCGGGGCGGCCTGTCGCGATCAAACTGATCCACCAGCAGTTCGCGGGGGACGACGAGTTCCGCATCCGGTTCCGGCAGGAGGTGGCGGCGGCGAGGCGGGTGAGCGGCGCGTTCACCGCCGCCGTGGTCGACGCCGCCCCTGAGGCCGAGCAGCCGTGGATGGCGACGACCTATATCGAGGGGCAGACGCTCGCCCAGCGCATCGCGACGAAGGGCCCGCTGAACGGAGCGGAGCTGAGGAAGCTCGCCATCGGGCTGGCGGAGGCGCTGCGCGACATCCACCGGGTGGGCGTCGTCCACCGTGACCTGAAGCCCTCGAACGTCGTGCTCTCGTCCGAGGGGCCGCGCGTCATCGACTTCGGCATCTCGCGCGCCGTGGACCAGCAGACGCTGACGATGACGGGGCGGGTCATCGGTACGCCGCCCTTCATGTCGCCGGAGCAGTTGCAGGCGCCGCGCGGTGTGGGGCCGCGGTCCGATGTCTTCTCGCTGGGGACGCTGCTGGTGTACGCGGCGACGGGCCACGGGCCCTTCGACGCGGACAGTCCGTACATGACGGCGTACCAGGTGGTGCACGAGGAGCCGTCGCTGGATGCCGTGCCGGAGGCCCTGCGCGCGGTCGTCGAGTCGTGTCTGTTCAAGGAGCCCGAGGGGCGTCCCTCGGCGGACGAACTCCTCGTGCTGCTGCGGGACCTGCCGGCCGACCTCGGCGGGACCGACGTGAACGGGATCGAGCCGGGCCGCACCCGCGACATGGTCACCCAGCATCACTTCGCGACGCCGGCCACCCCGGCGACGATCGTCCCGACCGCCGCTCCGGCCGGTCCCGATACACGGAGCACCGGCACCGCCATCGGCCGCCGTCTGCGTCGCCGGTGGCGTCCCGTGCTCGCGGCCGCGGTCGCGGTGGCGGCGATCGGCGGGGGAGTCGCCGCACTGAAGACGGGTGGCTTCGCGGCGAGCGGCGGCGGCGGTCAGCAGGGCAACAGCGTCGCTGCGCCGGTCGCCGCACTTCCGAACGGTTTCAAGCCGTGGCGCAAGACGGTGCCGGGCGGTCGCGCGGACATCCCCGACGAGCTGCGTTGCGTCGCGCACGGCGCCGCGCTGTTCTGCGGGGGCGGCGGCGTTGTCGCGGCCCGTATCAAGGCTCTGGACGGCTCGCGGGTGTGGACGGTGAAGAGCCCGGGCGTCCCCGTCCAGGGCATGCACCTGGTGGGCGCCACCGACGACACGGTGCTCGGTTACCGCTTCGCCGCCCAGGACGCCCCGCAGGGCCCTCCCAGTGAGGTGGTGGCCATCGACGCGAACAGTGGCCGGGAGCTGTGGTCCGTGCCCTCCGGCGCCCAGTCGACGGCCGTCACGGGGCGGACTCGGGACGCCGTCGTGGTCGGCTCAGCCGTGGTGACGGTCGACGCCTCCAACTCCCGCTTCGAGGCCCGGGACGCGCACAGCGGTACGGTCACCTGGAAGACGCCGTTCCCCGCGGGCACCCAGTGCGCTCCCGTCCCCGTGGGCCCGCGGCTCGTCGCGATGTGCGCGACGAATGCGGAGGTGGACGCCTCAGAGGTGCGCCACCCCACCCTGTACACGGTCGACCCGGCCTCGGGGACACTGGGCCGGCCCATCGCGGTTGACGGCCCCGCCGTGCCGATGGGCGTCGCCAACGGCAGGCTCGTACTCCTTCAGGCGCACATGGAGGGAACGGCGCTGGCCGGCTACGACGGGGTGGCGCGGGTCCACCCGGCCTCGCGGAAGGTCACGTACTCCCGGCTGCCCAAGACGTACTCGGGGACGCCCGGTATGGCGGACGGCATCCTCTGCGTGAGCAGTCAGACCGGTCTCGTCACGGCGCTCGACCCCGCGACGGGCCGGGAGAAGTGGTCCCGGCAGACGGGCGTGGAGGGCGCGTCGGGTCCCGTTGCGGGAGCCGACGCACTGTATTTCAGCTCGGCCACCGGCCGGGTGGTCGCGCTGTCGCCGCGCGACGGCACATCCCTGTGGACGACAGATCCGCAGGCCGATGGTCTGACGGGCGAGCAGGGCGCGAGCCCGCGCGTGACCGTCGTGGGGCGTGCGCTGATCGTGGCCGCGGCCAAGAACACCCTCTTCGCCTTCGACACGCTGAAGCCGCCGAAATCGGGCTGA
- a CDS encoding RiPP maturation radical SAM C-methyltransferase, producing the protein MRVLLVNMPWSPIDLPSLALGILKRSVDEHVPDGSAEVLHANLEFTDWITRRMEFTAEDYEYYALASYFMGCGDWVFSSALYDDPDWRDDEFAAVMKGKLGASRMRMTRELHRLVPEFVADIVRRIVDEAPDVVGFTSTFQQNTAALAAARQLKKLAPHIVTVIGGANCDGEQGATVHRNFPFVDYVIRGEGEAAFPRLLAALGEEHPDLSAVAGLCHRGPDGVSTANAMATSPLPPATILPPDYSGYFERLGASVARNWVEPKLVVEGARGCWWGEKHHCTFCGLNGSFMQFRSKSPDTFYDEIMDLARRHRVLDMYVVDNILDMGYLSTVLPRIIESGYDLRLHIEIKANMRRAHLRTLSDAGLIYVQPGIESLNSRVLDLMDKGVSGCQNVRMLRDGAETGLSVSWNYLHGFPGESAEDYDPVIAQIPALEHLNPPVGLSARIAIERFSPYFNRPELGFSGLRPEAHYRFTYDLPEEELYGLAYVFEAPERGIGKATVTALNAALDTWRKDHADARLTQADLGDRIVLVSKRRAFGWRAMELTDPYEIAAFRLLDQPHTPAALTRKAAGRVPGGALQEDEVRELLDRWVGLGLVFTDNGQYVHIAPSAVNEDLLRLDFMRHRHAARAEPPVAAPAPAATQAEPHMTGV; encoded by the coding sequence ATGCGCGTACTGCTGGTCAACATGCCCTGGTCGCCCATCGACCTTCCGTCGCTGGCCCTGGGAATCCTCAAGCGGAGTGTGGACGAGCACGTGCCGGACGGCAGTGCCGAAGTCCTGCACGCCAACCTCGAATTCACCGACTGGATCACCCGGCGCATGGAGTTCACCGCCGAGGACTACGAGTACTACGCGCTGGCCTCCTACTTCATGGGCTGTGGCGACTGGGTCTTCTCCTCCGCGCTCTACGACGACCCCGACTGGCGGGACGACGAGTTCGCCGCTGTGATGAAGGGGAAGCTCGGCGCGTCCCGGATGCGGATGACGCGCGAACTGCACCGGCTGGTGCCGGAGTTCGTAGCGGACATCGTCCGGCGGATCGTCGACGAGGCACCCGACGTCGTGGGCTTCACCTCCACCTTCCAGCAGAACACCGCCGCCCTCGCGGCCGCCCGCCAGCTCAAGAAGCTCGCGCCGCACATCGTGACCGTCATCGGCGGCGCCAACTGCGACGGCGAGCAGGGCGCGACGGTCCACCGCAACTTCCCGTTCGTGGACTACGTGATCCGGGGCGAGGGCGAAGCCGCGTTTCCGCGGCTCCTGGCCGCGCTCGGCGAGGAACACCCGGACCTCTCCGCCGTCGCCGGGCTGTGCCACCGCGGTCCGGACGGTGTGAGCACCGCCAACGCGATGGCCACCAGCCCGCTGCCGCCCGCCACCATCCTGCCGCCCGACTACAGCGGCTACTTCGAACGCCTCGGCGCCTCCGTGGCCCGCAACTGGGTCGAGCCCAAGCTCGTCGTCGAGGGCGCCAGAGGCTGCTGGTGGGGCGAGAAGCACCACTGCACGTTCTGCGGACTCAACGGTTCCTTCATGCAGTTCCGCAGCAAGAGCCCGGACACCTTCTACGACGAGATCATGGATCTCGCCCGCCGCCACCGTGTGCTGGACATGTACGTGGTCGACAACATCCTCGACATGGGCTACCTCTCCACCGTCCTGCCCCGGATCATCGAGAGCGGCTACGACCTGCGGCTGCACATCGAGATCAAGGCCAACATGCGCCGCGCCCACCTCCGTACGCTCTCCGACGCGGGCCTGATCTACGTGCAGCCGGGCATCGAGAGCCTGAACAGCCGCGTACTGGACCTGATGGACAAGGGCGTCAGCGGCTGCCAGAACGTACGCATGCTCCGCGACGGCGCCGAGACCGGCCTCTCGGTGTCCTGGAACTATCTGCACGGCTTCCCGGGAGAGAGCGCGGAGGACTACGACCCGGTCATCGCGCAGATACCGGCGCTGGAACACCTCAACCCGCCGGTCGGCCTCTCGGCCCGTATCGCCATCGAACGCTTCAGCCCCTACTTCAACCGGCCCGAGCTGGGCTTCTCCGGTCTGCGCCCGGAGGCGCACTACCGCTTCACCTACGACCTGCCCGAGGAGGAGCTCTACGGCCTCGCCTATGTCTTCGAGGCACCGGAGCGGGGCATCGGCAAAGCAACCGTCACCGCGCTCAACGCCGCGCTCGACACCTGGCGCAAGGACCACGCCGACGCGCGTCTCACGCAGGCCGATCTGGGCGACCGCATCGTCCTGGTCAGCAAGCGCCGGGCCTTCGGGTGGCGGGCCATGGAGCTGACCGACCCGTACGAGATCGCCGCGTTCCGGCTGCTGGACCAGCCGCACACCCCGGCGGCCCTCACCCGCAAGGCCGCGGGCCGGGTGCCGGGCGGGGCGCTCCAGGAGGACGAGGTGCGGGAGCTGCTCGACCGCTGGGTGGGGCTCGGGCTGGTCTTCACCGACAACGGGCAGTACGTGCATATCGCGCCCTCGGCGGTGAACGAGGACCTGCTGCGGCTGGACTTCATGCGGCATCGGCACGCGGCGCGGGCGGAGCCGCCCGTGGCGGCGCCCGCACCGGCGGCCACGCAGGCCGAACCGCACATGACCGGAGTCTGA